The following coding sequences lie in one bacterium genomic window:
- the queD gene encoding 6-carboxytetrahydropterin synthase QueD → MYELTVTAHFSAAHRLDGYPGECARLHGHNWKVEVEVQAEELNSLGMAIDFRQLKEALGQVLTQLDHRYLNEIPSLANRNPTSEILAAYIYHELEKSLEGVKLSRIRVWESETTSAAYQRKDRGQKSE, encoded by the coding sequence ATGTATGAACTAACAGTTACCGCCCACTTTTCTGCGGCTCACCGCCTGGACGGATATCCTGGAGAGTGTGCCAGGCTGCACGGTCATAACTGGAAGGTGGAAGTCGAGGTTCAGGCGGAGGAATTAAACAGTCTCGGTATGGCTATTGACTTTAGACAGCTAAAAGAGGCGCTGGGACAGGTCCTGACTCAACTGGATCACCGGTATTTGAATGAGATCCCTTCTTTGGCTAACCGAAATCCCACTTCGGAAATACTGGCGGCCTATATTTATCATGAACTGGAAAAGTCTCTGGAAGGTGTCAAATTAAGCCGGATCAGGGTTTGGGAAAGCGAAACCACTTCGGCGGCATATCAGAGAAAAGATAGAGGTCAGAAGTCAGAATGA
- a CDS encoding flagellar protein FlgN → MSANFLDKLEGIIKLEKELYQDLFDLSLSKQQAILNRDIHKLSQMVKKEEELVAEMGKVEKDRLDILASLAKLWRLSTGKLTLKKIIELAPSSHTERLKRMGDSLLSTIMELAALNKVNERLIEDSLALTRLLLKTIVEGNAVVYGHQGEKKERGLNLLLNQQA, encoded by the coding sequence ATGTCGGCTAATTTTTTAGATAAACTTGAGGGAATAATTAAGTTAGAAAAGGAACTTTATCAAGATCTGTTTGATCTCTCTTTGAGCAAGCAGCAGGCGATTTTGAATAGAGATATTCACAAGCTCTCCCAAATGGTAAAAAAAGAAGAGGAGTTAGTGGCTGAAATGGGCAAGGTAGAAAAGGATCGCCTGGATATCCTGGCCAGTCTGGCTAAGTTATGGCGACTTTCTACCGGGAAATTAACCTTAAAGAAGATCATAGAACTGGCCCCATCTTCCCATACGGAACGACTTAAACGGATGGGCGATAGTCTTCTCTCTACCATAATGGAGTTGGCTGCCTTAAATAAGGTGAATGAACGTTTGATTGAAGACTCCTTAGCCTTGACCAGATTGTTGCTTAAAACCATCGTAGAGGGTAATGCCGTAGTTTACGGACATCAAGGAGAAAAGAAAGAGAGGGGATTAAATCTCCTGCTTAACCAACAAGCGTAG
- the flgK gene encoding flagellar hook-associated protein FlgK, with protein sequence MGSTFSGLEIGKRGIQAHQKALEVVGHNIANANTEGYSRQQVELTTSIPLYPPSIDNPNLAGQIGSGTSVGFICRVRDAFLDNRMAFERQNLSKWEGRADKLHRLELILNEPQDTNLRHALNQFWQSLEDLNNDPESKAPRAMVVARAESLAGVIQHNYSQMQFLRDDIDKEIQARVEEINDYSKKIAELNRSIQIAQANNENPNDMMDKREVLVQKIAKLADVTVGRTDEDDFAVAIDGKLLVQGEMAFGLGTESDNSNSGLTKIINKHTQETVHINAGELGGILEVRDKVIPENLKAIDELAITLIDRINEIHRNGFGLDGSTGLDFFNPTPVEENAKGVYKVTGSEYVHRTDKALLGLDKNNEPYNPYFFFPYTDPDNYLTPKGRFEINGKFIDYDATVDSLEDLVDRINEAEAGVVASISPAHRLTLTATAGRDFEITSLSDDPKEWRYVRSQKEVVSGTGTVNLNGGLNLANFGQDVGGKITINGVTFNLADYTSVSEFMQAINHSEAGVVLDYDEENDRFILENTVLGNDLVLSEDISSTPGKVGFFTAVNISTEDPTPLHGNLLEKLGILKEDKNYDTYNPDPKDNLAADWLGVPIRGAATQLSLSDKIKENIDRIAAAQGVDNSDPLDGVADISNGEGDGSNALKMADIKGKLYLAEGTANFDDFFSGMVAKAGANSAEAKREVENRELYMENLENLRDSISGVSLDEEMVDLIRYQQGYAAAARFIATINQVLDRIMTLGQV encoded by the coding sequence ATGGGTTCGACTTTCTCTGGACTGGAAATCGGCAAACGAGGTATTCAGGCCCATCAAAAGGCCTTAGAGGTAGTTGGTCATAATATTGCCAACGCCAATACAGAAGGATATTCCCGCCAACAGGTAGAACTAACCACCAGTATCCCCCTTTATCCCCCTAGCATTGACAATCCTAATCTGGCTGGTCAAATAGGCAGCGGCACAAGCGTTGGCTTTATTTGTCGGGTCAGGGATGCGTTTTTGGATAATCGGATGGCCTTTGAGAGGCAAAATCTCTCGAAATGGGAAGGCCGTGCCGATAAACTTCATCGGCTGGAGCTGATCCTCAATGAGCCTCAGGATACCAACCTGCGCCATGCCTTAAATCAATTCTGGCAATCCTTAGAGGACTTAAACAACGACCCTGAAAGTAAAGCGCCCAGGGCCATGGTGGTAGCCAGGGCAGAGTCCCTGGCCGGTGTTATTCAGCATAACTACAGCCAGATGCAATTCTTGCGTGATGATATCGACAAGGAGATCCAGGCCAGGGTAGAAGAAATCAATGACTATTCTAAAAAGATCGCTGAACTCAACCGCAGCATCCAGATTGCCCAAGCCAATAATGAAAATCCCAATGATATGATGGATAAGCGGGAGGTGCTGGTCCAGAAAATAGCCAAACTGGCGGATGTGACCGTGGGCAGAACCGATGAAGATGATTTTGCCGTGGCCATTGATGGCAAGCTTTTGGTCCAGGGAGAGATGGCCTTCGGCCTGGGCACGGAATCGGATAATTCTAACTCAGGCCTGACCAAAATCATCAACAAACACACCCAAGAGACCGTTCATATTAATGCCGGTGAATTAGGGGGCATCCTGGAAGTCAGGGATAAGGTCATCCCTGAAAATTTGAAGGCCATAGATGAATTGGCGATTACCCTGATCGATCGAATCAACGAGATACATCGAAACGGTTTTGGTCTGGACGGCTCAACAGGTCTTGACTTTTTTAATCCAACGCCGGTCGAGGAAAACGCCAAAGGGGTTTATAAGGTCACCGGTTCTGAATATGTCCACCGCACCGATAAAGCGCTTTTAGGCTTGGATAAGAATAACGAACCCTACAATCCTTACTTTTTCTTTCCTTACACTGATCCTGATAACTATTTGACGCCTAAGGGAAGGTTTGAGATCAATGGGAAATTTATTGACTATGATGCCACGGTAGACAGCCTGGAAGACCTTGTTGATCGGATTAATGAAGCCGAGGCTGGCGTGGTGGCTTCTATCAGCCCGGCTCATCGCCTTACCCTGACCGCTACGGCCGGGCGTGATTTTGAGATAACTTCTCTTAGTGATGACCCCAAGGAATGGAGATACGTTAGGAGCCAAAAGGAGGTTGTCTCCGGAACAGGGACAGTAAATCTGAACGGCGGGCTGAATCTGGCCAACTTTGGACAGGATGTGGGGGGAAAGATAACCATTAACGGCGTTACCTTCAATCTGGCCGACTATACTTCAGTCTCGGAATTTATGCAGGCCATCAACCATTCTGAGGCCGGTGTGGTCCTGGATTATGATGAGGAAAATGACCGCTTTATCCTTGAAAACACGGTCCTGGGTAATGACTTAGTGCTTAGTGAAGATATTTCCAGCACACCCGGCAAGGTGGGCTTCTTTACCGCCGTTAATATTTCGACGGAGGATCCGACCCCTTTACACGGCAATCTGCTTGAAAAGCTGGGTATCTTGAAAGAAGATAAAAACTATGACACCTATAATCCGGACCCGAAAGATAATCTGGCGGCTGATTGGCTGGGGGTGCCTATTAGGGGCGCCGCCACCCAGCTATCTCTTTCTGACAAGATCAAGGAGAACATCGACCGAATTGCTGCCGCCCAAGGGGTAGATAACTCTGATCCCCTGGACGGCGTGGCCGATATATCTAACGGCGAAGGCGATGGCTCTAATGCCTTAAAAATGGCCGATATAAAGGGAAAGCTTTATCTGGCCGAAGGAACCGCTAATTTTGATGACTTCTTTTCCGGAATGGTGGCTAAAGCCGGGGCAAATTCTGCCGAGGCCAAACGAGAGGTGGAAAATCGAGAGCTTTATATGGAAAATCTGGAAAACCTCAGGGATTCCATCAGCGGGGTTTCTCTGGACGAAGAAATGGTCGACCTGATTCGTTACCAACAGGGCTATGCCGCCGCCGCCCGCTTTATCGCCACCATAAATCAGGTGCTGGATAGGATTATGACGCTCGGACAGGTGTAA
- the queC gene encoding 7-cyano-7-deazaguanine synthase QueC, whose translation MKKSEIRGTHEVGAKSIVLLSGGLDSAVNLAKAKEGTEVKLALTFDYGQRAAGQEIKAARRLCQFYKVTHQVIELPWLAEVTTTSLVDKSRDVPFPDLNRDDQAGLARAVWVPNRNGLFINIAASLAEALDCDLIVVGFNAEEAVTFPDNSVPFLEAVNLSLSYSTLSYPKVVGYTLRLDKPGIVSLGKELGVPLDRIWSCYLGETLMCGRCESCQRCIRAFKKAGAWDLIGEKFRR comes from the coding sequence ATGAAAAAATCCGAAATCCGGGGTACCCACGAAGTGGGTGCGAAATCCATTGTGCTTCTCTCCGGAGGGTTGGACTCGGCGGTCAACTTAGCTAAGGCTAAAGAGGGAACCGAAGTTAAACTGGCTCTTACCTTTGATTATGGTCAGCGGGCCGCCGGCCAAGAAATAAAAGCCGCCCGCCGTCTTTGCCAGTTTTATAAAGTAACTCATCAGGTAATTGAACTTCCCTGGTTGGCCGAAGTTACCACTACCTCTCTGGTTGACAAGAGTCGAGACGTGCCTTTTCCTGACCTCAACCGGGATGATCAAGCCGGTCTGGCCAGAGCAGTTTGGGTCCCCAATAGAAATGGTCTCTTTATTAACATTGCCGCCAGCCTGGCTGAAGCCCTGGACTGTGATCTAATTGTGGTTGGGTTTAATGCCGAAGAAGCCGTCACCTTCCCTGATAATTCAGTTCCCTTCTTAGAAGCAGTCAACCTCTCCCTCAGCTATTCTACTTTAAGTTACCCTAAGGTAGTCGGCTACACTTTGCGCCTGGACAAGCCAGGGATTGTCTCATTAGGGAAGGAACTGGGCGTTCCTCTGGATAGAATCTGGAGCTGCTATCTGGGAGAGACATTAATGTGCGGCCGCTGCGAGAGCTGCCAGCGATGTATCCGGGCCTTTAAAAAGGCAGGGGCTTGGGACCTGATCGGGGAGAAATTTAGGAGATGA
- a CDS encoding DUF366 family protein, protein MIQNKFIPEIITYTGEQLRSHWIYHQTGLLGDAIVAFRGPAEVNQDHLIDLADVREGKYIQSRDMLHFLVEHFDLDLVQAILRQRLLISICAERINQHLDKLSVVRSGDDLYDGQKKLSVSIATLSSVSSLIHIGINIDSTDTPLPTIGLSDYSIDPEAFAEKILESYSEEIKGMQIARCKVKGVV, encoded by the coding sequence ATGATCCAGAATAAGTTTATTCCAGAAATAATTACCTATACAGGTGAACAACTCCGTTCTCACTGGATCTATCATCAGACCGGACTCCTGGGCGATGCCATTGTTGCCTTTCGGGGTCCGGCGGAAGTAAATCAAGACCACTTGATTGATCTGGCTGATGTCAGAGAGGGAAAATACATTCAAAGCCGGGATATGCTCCACTTCTTAGTGGAGCATTTTGATCTCGATCTTGTCCAAGCCATCCTCAGGCAAAGGCTTTTGATCTCCATCTGCGCCGAAAGAATCAATCAGCATCTTGACAAACTCTCCGTGGTAAGATCTGGCGATGACCTCTATGACGGCCAGAAGAAGCTTTCTGTCTCCATTGCTACGCTTTCTTCTGTCTCAAGCCTTATCCATATCGGGATAAACATAGACAGCACAGACACACCGCTTCCTACCATTGGGCTTTCTGATTACTCGATAGATCCGGAGGCTTTTGCCGAAAAGATTCTTGAGAGTTACTCGGAAGAAATAAAGGGGATGCAGATAGCCCGCTGCAAAGTAAAGGGGGTAGTGTAG